A region of Solanum dulcamara chromosome 7, daSolDulc1.2, whole genome shotgun sequence DNA encodes the following proteins:
- the LOC129894517 gene encoding putative F-box/kelch-repeat protein At1g20790: MENGNKAEEHNGILVSTEMPDAMVMEIISRLPLKFVVQCKLLSKNIKGMISHPEFSKTLFQRQKDTSSQLIYLVNDGRLFRQFPKISLNPISQSVTTLSYDLEILASCNGLILFDFERIRRYCVFNPTTREHQLIPYTESPRNDLEKTGLAVDYPNSDQYKLVTISKLVENSNLFYKFHLLSSEQSGLWREIQLRTNTFLSLPLGSPPVYWCDSLYWLRSDGSVLAFDTKREEAILIDRPEFLDHFDLSYGKISTGEDIWLGRAQGLLTLVCIFRKFVVIATYDSASSRWRVSQTFDNFVLSPEGTIIGFPVWIDSKQVSFLVERLSTQYHDLYEYDTEINKYKNAAVLDTVDYPMYCFHPTLACVHKTPSNNVKTAQQEYIAAKLDDIRRFIIEEESSSEESVEEEEEAAEGGGGGGEAAGGGEEEEILSDGSVVTFDTKRDEAILIDHPEFINHFTPSYGKILTGCDIWLGMAQELTSEKAISNVFVNEHLVLNLCCFDLAFEYKPLYCSCISSYKAIE; the protein is encoded by the exons ATGGAAAACGGCAACAAAGCAGAGGAACACAATGGTATATTAGTGAGTACAGAAATGCCAGATGCTATGGTAATGGAGATCATCTCCCGCTTGCCCTTGAAGTTTGTTGTTCAATGTAAACTTctatcaaaaaatattaaaggtATGATTTCTCATCCTGAATTTTCCAAAACATTGTTCCAACGTCAAAAAGACACTTCCTCACAACTCATCTATTTAGTAAATGATGGGAGATTATTTAGACAATTCCCCAAAATCTCCTTAAACCCAATCAGTCAATCCGTGACAACTTTAAGCTATGACCTCGAGATTTTGGCCTCATGTAATGGCCTAATTCTCTTTGACTTTGAGAGAATTAGGCGTTACTGTGTTTTCAATCCCACAACTAGAGAGCACCAATTGATACCGTATACAGAGTCTCCAAGAAATGATTTAGAAAAAACAGGCCTAGCGGTTGATTACCCGAACTCAGATCAGTACAAATTGGTAACCATAAGTAAGCTGGTTGAAAATTCCAACTTGTTCTACAAATTTCACCTACTTTCATCAGAGCAATCTGGATTGTGGCGTGAAATCCAGCTGAGAACCAATACTTTCCTATCTTTACCCTTGGGTAGTCCACCTGTTTATTGGTGTGATTCTCTTTATTGGCTCAGAAGTGACGGTAGCGTTCTAGCTTTTGATACGAAGAGAGAAGAGGCTATACTAATTGACCGTCCTgagtttcttgatcattttgaTCTCAGCTATGGTAAAATTTCGACTGGTGAAGATATATGGCTAGGGAGGGCGCAAGGTTTACTTACCCTTGTATGCATTTTCAGAAAGTTTGTAGTCATTGCTACTTACGACAGTGCAAGCAGCCGTTGGAGGGTTTCCCAAACTTTTGACAACTTCGTTTTAAGTCCGGAAGGCACTATTATTGGATTTCCAGTCTGGATAGACAGCAAACAAGTGTCTTTTCTGGTAGAACGTCTCTCGACACAGTATCATGATCTATACGAGTATGATACTGAGATCAATAAGTACAAAAATGCTGCAG TGCTGGACACAGTTGACTATCCCATGTATTGCTTCCATCCAACATTAGCTTGTGTCCATAAGACGCCCTCCAATAATGTAAAGACTGCTCAGCAGGAGTATATTGCTGCAAAGTTGGATGATATCAGAAGATTTATTATCGAAG AAGAAAGTTCATCAGAGGAATctgtagaagaagaagaagaagcggCAGAAGGAgggggaggaggaggagaagcaGCAGGAGgaggtgaagaagaagaaatatt AAGTGATGGTAGTGTTGTAACTTTTGATACAAAAAGAGATGAGGCTATACTCATTGACCATCCTGAGTTTATTAATCATTTTACTCCAAGCTACGGTAAAATTTTGACTGGTTGCGATATATGGCTAGGGATGGCGCAAG AGCTAACGTCAGAAAAAGCCATCAGCAATGTCTTTGTCAATGAGCATCTTGTATTAAATTTGTGCTGTTTTGACCTTGCATTTGAGTATAAACCGCTATATTGCAGCTGCATTTCCTCCTATAAAGCAATTGAGTGA